In the genome of Chryseobacterium phocaeense, the window AAGCATTTCATAATCAATGTCCATTTTCATTCTTTTGATTCCTGCGAGAGACAGAATGGTAGCATCGAAATCCCCATCTTCCAGTTTCTGAAGACGCGTCTGAATATTTCCACGGATATCGGAAAACTCAGCGTTCGGATAATTTTTCAGCCAGAATGCCCTTCTTCTCAGGCTGCTGGTAGCCAGCTTCAGCTCATGGAATTCTTTATTCTGTGCAGATTCTTTCCTGATGAGAACATCCTGCGGAAAATCCCTTTCAAGATAAGCAATGATCTCAATATCCTGAGGAAGCTGTGTGGGAACATCTTTTAAAGAGTGTACGGCAATATCAATCTCATCATTCAGCAAGGCCACATCAAGATCTCTGGTAAAAACCCCGGTGATCCCTAAAGAATAAAGTGGTTGATTCAGGTTCTTATCCCCTGAAGATACAATAGGAACAATTTCTGTTAAATAATTACGGTTTTGAAGGTGCCTCGCAACCTCCCTTGCCTGCCAAAGTGC includes:
- the hemC gene encoding hydroxymethylbilane synthase, yielding MKSIRIGTRSSALALWQAREVARHLQNRNYLTEIVPIVSSGDKNLNQPLYSLGITGVFTRDLDVALLNDEIDIAVHSLKDVPTQLPQDIEIIAYLERDFPQDVLIRKESAQNKEFHELKLATSSLRRRAFWLKNYPNAEFSDIRGNIQTRLQKLEDGDFDATILSLAGIKRMKMDIDYEMLPLMIPAASQGVITVAGHTGKPEINEIVSQINHKKTQICVEIERNFLSTLEGGCTAPIGAYAEIIGNQIRFKAALCSLDGKNCIATDENFEYNEEENFGEKFANIVLENGGRELMNEIKNSY